Within the Streptomyces sp. T12 genome, the region GGTACTAGGGTCCACTCGGTGGAACAGCTGCTGATCATCGTGGCCGCTGCCCTGTGGGGCGGCGGCACAGGCCTGCTCATCCCCAGAGCGGCGTACCGGTTCTCCGTCGCTCCGGACGATCCGTGGCAGGCAGCGTGTCCCGCCGGGCACCCGATCACCGGCCTCGGACAGGGATGGATCGGACGAGCCCGGTGCGCCGACGGAACCCCGTACGGCCCCAACACCCCGCTCCTCGCCGCGATCACCGCCCTTATCTGCGCCACCCTCGCCGGTGCCACCGGTATCCGGCCCGAACTCGGCGTCTGGTTGCTGCTCGCACCCATCGGAGTCCTGCTCGCGACCGTCGACCTTGCAGCACACCGACTGCCGGACGTCCTGACCCTGCCGCTCGCCACAGCCGCGCTCACCCTGCTCGCCGTGACCACGCTGCTGCCCGGCGCAGAGGGGCGCTGGACGACCGCGCTGCTCGGCTCCCTCGTACTCGCAGTCGGCTACTTTGCTCTCTTCCTGATCAGTCCCAAAGGCATCGGCTTCGGCGATGTGAAGCTCGCCATCGGGCTGGGCGCCGTCCTGGGCTGGTATGGCTGGGCCATCGTCCTCGTCGGCACCTTCGCCGGGTTCCTGCTCGGTGCGCTGTACGGTGTCGGTCTCATCCTCGCTCGCCGCGCCAGCCGTACGACCAGCATTCCCTTCGCCCCGTTCCTGCTTGGCGGAGCCCTCATCGGGATACTCCTAGGCACCCAATGAATGAACACGAGGCAGGAGCCTTAGCAGCCATGCTGGTCCAGGATCTGCCGTGACTGACTGTCCAGCCCCTTCATGGGCTTAGTGGCGAACTGGTACGCAGGGCCCACGTGCAGCTCGGGCACCTCCTTGACCAGAGAGAAGAGGGTCAGCGCGTTCTGGTCGGAATCGAGCTCGACACCGGCTTCACGCGGTGCGTAGGGAGTGCCGGCGAGACAGGAGGCGAACTGGGTGTCGTAGCGGTCCCAGGGATGCGGATACATTGCGTCCGAGAGCTTGGGCGCTGCCCAGATGACCGCGCAGGCGACGGCGCTGGCGGCCACGAGCTGCCAGGCGTACAGCCCATGGCGCGTCATGAACCGGCGGGCAAGGAAGAAGACCGCGTACCCGGGTACCAGTATCCCGGCGACGATCACGACGGACGCGATGGTCCGATCGTCGTGCCACAGCCGGGAGCTGATCGCAAAGCTCGCGGCAGCCACGAAGCCTGCCAAGCCGGCGCACCCAGCGACCCCCGCGGCGGGCGGCGAGTAGTCGACTTCGCCGTACACGTTGCGTGGTGTGTCCAGACGCCGCGTGAGGACTGAAAGCGCCACGGTTTCCCCCGGATCGGATGATGTGACCTGCCGGTGAGACCGTACCCGCCCGCGAGGTGCACGCACGTCGTGAGCAGCCGAACCATACCGACGCCGCAGCGGCCTCGGCGCCGGCTGGCCTGGCAAGGCCGATGGCTGTCGACAGCGGATGTCGATTACCACGGAACTCCGTCTACGTGCCTTCGAGGGCTGGCGGCTGGCCCAACAGCCAGGCGTGCGCGGCTTCAACGGAGTTCGTCGAGTGGGCGAACCGCGCGCCGGGCTGGAAGTACGCGTCGGCCAGGGCCTGCCAGCCACCTGCTTTTCGTTCAGCCGCCTGGAAGGCGCTGGCCAGGTTGTTCGCGACCTCGATGTAGGCAGGGGAGTCGGGGGAGACCCATGCGTCGACGACAGTTCGCACTATCTCGATCAGGGGCTCGTGCAGGCGTTTCGGCTTGTCGGCCAGGTCGACGCCCAGGCCCCAGGTCAGGCTGCGCATGGCGACGGTCTCCCAGGTGTCCTCGCCGCCGGCGTACAGCCGCCCGCTTCGCATGACGCCGGAGCGTTCGTACTCCAGCTCGGCGTGGTGCCGGGCTAGGCGGTACAGGGCAACGAGGAGGGACGCCACGGCTTTTGGGCCGGCGTCGAGGAAGGCGGACCGCAGTTGGTCGAGGTCCTCCGCAGGGGCGGGCACGACGGCCCGCAGGGGGCCTCGCTCTGCCTCCAGCTCGTCGAGCGG harbors:
- a CDS encoding A24 family peptidase, which encodes MEQLLIIVAAALWGGGTGLLIPRAAYRFSVAPDDPWQAACPAGHPITGLGQGWIGRARCADGTPYGPNTPLLAAITALICATLAGATGIRPELGVWLLLAPIGVLLATVDLAAHRLPDVLTLPLATAALTLLAVTTLLPGAEGRWTTALLGSLVLAVGYFALFLISPKGIGFGDVKLAIGLGAVLGWYGWAIVLVGTFAGFLLGALYGVGLILARRASRTTSIPFAPFLLGGALIGILLGTQ